In Lolium rigidum isolate FL_2022 chromosome 7, APGP_CSIRO_Lrig_0.1, whole genome shotgun sequence, the DNA window TCTTTTCCCAAATTCTTGGCATCTCCTTTTATTCTCCAATTTCCCAAATTATTTTGATCCTGCAGGTGTTATCCTTTTTTTATTTGCCTCCGATACAATTTCCTTCTTAAATTCGCTTCTGATAGATGCTGCTTGTAGTTTCCAAGGCAGCTTGTTGTAACCAAAAAAACGTGTGTATATAAACTGCTCACACTCAGTATATAagagcgatgtgggactattgaCGCAAAAGAATGTGGAACAATTGACACAAAAGAAATACTTGTGCCTGAATGTGCTGGGCTGCATCGGTAGCAATAGACTCGGCCCAGAGATAGCGGAAGCCGGAAGCAGCCCCGAGCGATCGATTGACAAACAAACACCGAAATAAACAAACCGGTAAGTAACATGGCGTGGCAGCTGTGCCGTAATATGTAGTTTCGTGGGAGGGAAAAATCGTCCCAAAAAAGttagacgaaaattttggcagaaacctgagcttctttattattaggtatagatgctGATGctttggttcgaggtggagcacgacgtGTGCTGGCATtttaaattgtctagttttggaaattgttcattttcaaaaatatttagattttaaaattttaaaaaaattccgttcaaaaaatgttcattttATAAATTTTAAAAAAGGTCTAGtagaatgcatcgtgtatttggctactaattgtggggttgctgaGTAACAATAACCTAAACCCCTGTTGGGAAACcagagggagtgtaggatctcaaattttaagtctctggttagatttatcttaattactttcttgtagttgcggatgcttgcaaggggtataatcacaagtatgtattagtccaagtTGGGGCAGTGCATTAGCAagttgccgggaagagcttcagaaccctcccgaactagggtcaaTGATGGTGACGGctgcggaacttttcgtggatggaggcccccgaggatgtcaatttataggcgaaagggtgaGATCGGTGggcgccagggggcccacaccacccctaggcgcggccagggggcccgcgcctaggcatggtgtgcccTCCCCGGTgcacctcttcgtctctccttcgaacTCCGTCTTCGTgatagaaaaataggaactttggcttttgtttcatccaatttcgagaatatttccagaacaacttttttgaaatacaaaaacagcagaaaacatgaactgacactgtggcatcttgttaataggttagttccagaaaatgcataaaaatgccacgaagtgtaaactaaacatatagcaattggtgtaaaacaagcatggagcataaaaaattatagatacgtttgcaacgtatcatagGCGTGGCAATGACTATACGGATCTATGCCTTGGAGATGGCTCACCGGTTCGATGGAGGAGACGACTTATGAAGCTAGGACACAAGGTGTTCAGTGAGAGTCTGCTAGTCTAGATGAGTGATCCTGCTTCACTATAGGGTGACTGGGTGATACTCCTGATACCTAATTGGTGGAGTGTTGTTTTGTGCTTTTAGTGGGTATGGGCGAAGCTCCGTTTGGCTAGGCTGACAATGGAAGCGCCCGTGGGCATCGTAACCTTGTTGAAGGTGACATCACTGCAAATCTATTGCGCCTACATAAATGTTCCGGGGGAAACCGTAGATCTAGGTACAATCGTGGGGCGGTGTTGCATCTATCAAATCGATGATGACAACGAGCGGGGTCGTATCTGAAATACCATTTGTATCTATTTGATTCCCTCTTGTATCACCACTGTAAACTGAGATCTGGACCATGGGTATAGTTGGGCATACCATAAGATCCTGATGAGATTTTCTTTTTTCATTATCGAGTTTATAGGTGTATGATGGATTGAGGTTGTTTGATGTATAGTTTATCCTATTGTTtattgaataaaataaaataaaatggaaataAAGTCCTATGCATCTCTTCGATGATGCAGAGCCGCAGAGGCCCGGTCTTCGAAAAAAATTAATTGGACCAGATCTTTTGTTGTCCACAAACCCGGCTCAAACAATTTGGGGCCAGCGATCCAGTAGATGGGTAGATCGGCCGTTCGCTGCCGAAAGGGCGCCCGAGATCGACGGTGCATATTTGGCCGTGTGACGTCGCGGCATGACCTAACCTGACCGGGCGTCCAGGCCCACCTGTCAGCCTTACACCCATACGCATCCGACCGGGCACCGGAAAATAAAATTCGAAACCTGGTCATTTCAAACGCCGAAACCCTCCCGGATCAAAACGCTAGGGTTCCATCCATCCACtatccccctctcttcctccaccaccccccatggccgccgccgcctcatccgaggccgccgccgcctcatccgaggccgccgccatcacgcggcgcctggcctcctgcaaCACCGCCGCCCGCGAGCGCGCCGTGCGGCACCTCCTCTCCGACTTCCTGCCGGCCTCGGCCGCGCACCTCTCCGCCGCCGACCTGCTCAAGCTCTGGAAGGGCCTATTCTTCTGCTTCTGGCACGCCGACAAGCCGCTCTACCAGTCCGACCTGGcctcccgcctcgccgccgccgtctccgccgcgccctcccccgccgccgccgccgccttcctctccgccTACCTCGCCACCATCTGCCGCGAGTGGCCGCACATCGACGTCCACCGCCTCGACAAGTTCTACCTCCTCAACCGCCGCTTCCTCCGCCacgccttcctcttcctcgccgcccgcgCCTTTGCCCCCGACGTCACCGCCCAGATCGCGTCCGTCCTCTCGGACAAGGCCCTCCTGCCGGAATCCAACAACTCCACCTCTCGAGGACTCGGGTACCATGTCGCCGATGCGTTCCTCGACGAGCTCATGCCTGTGCTCCCCATCAGCTTACCGTCCATGGAGCTGCTGCtggaccccttcttctccgtcttAGAGAAGTCCACCGACAGGATGCTGGTCAGCAAGGTCAGGTCCAGCTTGTTTGAGAGGTTTCTCGAGAGCGGCGCACAGTTGCTtgagatgctgaagaatggtcaaTCAGCCGAGAAGGGTAGTGTGGAGGAGAAGCTAGGGAAGGTTGGGCTGCTGTTTGGGTTCAGCAAGCGGTTCGTGGATATCGGGGCGAAGGCGGAGACCGTGCAGGGAAACCGGAAGACGCTGTTTGGGCTCAGGGATGCGTTTGTTAAGCTCGAGAAGGGGTTGGAGCTGTCTGGGATCGAGATCTCCGCGCCGGAGTTTGAGGGTGCTGCTGAGGTGCCAACCGTCACGGTGGTAGAGAACGGCATGGATTTGGATGAGGCAAAggtggaaaagaagaagaagaaaaaggccaAGAAGGCTGCGTTAGTCGAAGGTGGGGAGGCGGCCAAGGTTCTGAAGCAAGAGAAGAAggtgaagaaagacaagaaggacaaaaaagaaaagaagaagaagaagaacaaggtggAGGCTGttgatggaggagatggcagtgaGCGTGGTACAGATGCCTCTGGAGAGGACCAGCAGATGGGTGATGCCTCTGATGTCATTACATTTGATGAGGTGGTGATGTCAAATCTTCAGAAGCAGTTTGAGAAGGCTGCAGAAGAAGCTGGGATGCCGGCGACACCAGCTACTGTGAAAGTGGAAAAGAAGAGGAAGCGTTCAAAGTCGGCTGATAGGTCATCAGCAGTTTCTGGTGGAAATGCCGGTGGTGAAGGTAATGCTCTTGCTCAGGAAGGAGATAAGAGCGGTAAGAGGGTCAGGTTCTCGATGAAGAGTAATCTGGTTTGGAAGCCTCAGACTCCTTTGCCACCACAGTGCTTGAGGCTCCCACCATCTGCTACTCCAAGAGGGAGTGCGCTGAAAAGCGGAGTTCAGCCTGGGCCTATAAGGGAAAGCTCCACTCCGGTGAAGAAGACCAAGCCGAAAGTGAAATCAGCAAAGAAGATGTTGAAGAAGAGCCCTTCCTCGGCTGTGAAGCGCCTGCGGAAGTTGCAAAACTTCTCTGCTTGAACTCATGAATGTATGATGGAATGTCAGCCATACCATCGTGCTTTTTAAATTATGTCTTTGTCATAACTTAATTCTTCCTCATTAGGTAGTCGTATACACTGTTGGCTTGCTACTTTTTCATTTTTGATGGATTGCTTAATGATATGTCTCGTCATAGTGCATTCATTATAATCATGTGATCATTGTTTGGTAGTAGCAGTAGCCCTTTCAATCTCTGGGCACTGTATGAGGCTCTCTGATTCTTTCTTCATATCTTGTCTCTACCACAACAATATTTAGTGCAGTTTGCAGTGTTATGGTACTTCCTGCACAATGTCATATTGTTAGACAGTCTGATTGTATTCTCTGCCGTGTTGTTTCCTTTTGAGGAAGTTAGACTTCACACTGCTTAGAATTACTACTGGTTTATGACATGAAGAAACCTTGCATGATGAAGATTGCCCATGATGTATTTTTGCTTCTGGCACTACAATAAGATGTGCAATGCCCCTGATTGCCCTGTTACCCTGCTTCTACCTATGGATCTAACATCTGTGTTGATCTGGTCTAGCTTTTGTAACTTTTGATGCAATATATAGTGCTCCCATGATAATCATGCGATGATTATTGTTTGGTAGTGGCCCTTTCAACCTCTAGATATTGTATGAGGCTCTCTGATCATTCCCTTTTGGTTCTATTTTCTCTTTATCATGACAATGTCTTTAGTGCAGCTTGTGATCTATTATGGATTGCTTCCTGCATAATGTCATATTGTTAGTAGTTAAGACATGCTGCTTGTTTTCTCTCTCCTGTGATGTTTTGTGTTAAGGAGTTACATTACTGTACTTTGTAATGCTGCTGGTACATGGCATGAAGAAGCATGGTGAAGTTAGCCTCGATATATTTTGCTTCTTCCATTATACTTTGATGGCCAATGAGGCTCTCTGATTGCTCCCTTTTGGTTCTAACTTCATATCTTGTCTCTACCATGACAATACTTGGTGCAGTTCACAATCTATTATGGCTACTCCCTTCATAATGTCATATTGTTGTTAGTGGTGAAGACAGACTGATTGAATTTCTTCTGATGCAATATATAGTGCGTTCATGATAATCATACGGTGATCATTGTTTGGTAGTAGCCCTTTCAACCTCTAGATATTGTATGAGGCTCTCTGATTATTCCGTTTTGGTTCTATCTTCTTTTTATCATGACAATGTGTTAGTGCAGCTTGTGATTTATCATGGATTGCTTCCTCCACAGTGTCTATTGTTATTTGTTAAGACAGGCTGGTGGTTCTTTCTGTGCCGTGATATTTCATTTTGAGGAGTTACATCCTTACGTTACAGTAATTAGTAATGCTGCTGGTACATGGCATGAAGAAGCATGGTGTAAGATAGCCTTGATATGTTTTGCATCTGTCATTATACATTTATGCTTTGATATGTTTTGCATCTGTCATTATACATTTATACTTTGATATGTTTTGCATGTCATTATACTTTGGGCAAGGTTCCCTAATTGTCTGGATATTGTATGAGGCTCTTATTGCTTCCTTTTGGTTTTTCTTTCATATCTTCTCTGTACCACGACAATACTTGGTGCAGTTTACAATCTATTATGGACACTTCATAATGTCATATTTTTGTTAGTGGTGAAGACAGGCTAATTGTATTGTCTGTGGCTTGATGTTTCCATTTGGAAGTTAGACTTGACACTGCTTAGAATACTACTGCTATATGGCATGAAGAAACCTTGCATCATGATGTATTCTGCTAGTATAATTAGATGGGCAATGCCCCCTGAGTCCCTTGTTACTGTCCTTCTGTGTTGATCTGGTCTGAAAAATTACTAACTGATAGATCTTGTATCTTTTGATGCATTTCCTTTAAGAGACATGTGATGCAATTTATGGACAAACTGATCTGTACTTCAGTTCATCTTGCAACTCAGCACAGATTATATGCATGACCATGTGTGTTCAGTAATTCTGTTCAAATACCTTAGCTCAGGATGTGCCTATGTAgtcctggattttttttttttttgactaaaCTATGTTGGCATTTTGACCAAGCCTTGTTGGTTTAGTCTTTTACCAATCGTGTGATTTTAACAATCAGATGCATTTTGCGATCTTAAGCAATGTTTCATCTTGTGAGTTGTGACTGCTGATGTTTGGTGGTCATGAAGATGTACGCAATGTTTAAACTCTTTGTCTTCTTTGCTCAGTTGAGACTTCTTGCTGCCTAGATGCTTCATAAACTGCTGCTAATATTCCCTAGCTCATCTTTGACCTGAACCCATCAGTGTCTTAGTTCAAATGTACTCCCTTTGGTCTCTTTTAGTTGACTCAGATTAAgtataactttatactaaatttaagTCAACTAAAAAGGACCTGAGGAAGTATCTCTACCTTGCTCTTTTAGACAGCGGCCACGCGAAAATAAACTCATTATATCTATTTCAGTTGTCTCATTCATCTTTAACAGTAGTGATGTACTAGTACAATAGTTAGATATTGCGGTGTGCAGTGAGTGTTATATCGCCTGTGAATTCCTTGATTTGGACACATGTATAATCCGGACAACTAACAACAGTATTAGTTAGCCCTGATTTGAGTGTATTTGATAAATTTtgtgtatagatacattcaaagACGCGATTttatgtatagatacatccgaaccTGTAATTAATATGGAGCAGAGGAATATGTCATATGCATTACCTATTTTTTCCAACCGGGCTTCCACCCCTTTCCATTGCAATAACGGAAATAACAGGTCTTACAAAGTCATACTTTTACAATGAAGAAAGGGGAGTAGGATGAACGGGAAGCGAGCTGGTGCAGTATCAGGAAACCCACTGCAAGCATTCGACATCGAATACCCGCCATGGGACAAAAACCTGATACCACAAACAAACTAGAGTTTCAAGCGACACAAACATAAACCTCCACATGGAAGGACAAGAACCAAAAGCTACAGAGACTAGGGCTGACAGAAACGACCACCACAACTCTGGAACAGATCCAAACCAACAGCAAAAAGACGGGCATGACTCCATCAGGCGCAAGATCAGGCTTCAGTAATCATCAGCAGTTGCCCTGGAGCGGCGGAGCTGGGGCGCGAAGCATAGATGGACGAAGCTGCTGTCATCATCTTCTGGGCGCCCATCGACAGACGGCTTTTGTCCTCGGTCTTCAGTAACCCTGCCCAATAGATCAACAAAGCAATAGAGGAGAAAGTAATTTCACTAGGAGACCTCAACACATGATCATCAAAGGTCATTTTATTCCTTACTGTCCAAATGGCCCAGCAAGTAGCCGCAATCAAAGTCATAAAAAATCTCTCAAAACCAGGACTGAATCTATGAAACCAAGCCATCGtttgccaaaaatcatttggagcaCAACTAGCCCCCATTGTTGATCCTAAGACCCCCCAGACCACTTTGGATGTGTTGCAAGCAAAGAACAGATGATCATTAGTCTCAACCTGATTGCAAAAAGAGCATAGAGGAGAACCCATCCAATTTCTTTTCCTCAAATTCTCTCTGGTAGGCAAGGCATTTCTACAAAGTtgccacatgaaaatctttattttcaaaGGTATTTTGGCTTTCCATATCCATTTATTATGAGAACCGGCAAGAGGTAACTCCAAGAGTTTATAAACTGATTTGGTCGAGAAGATACCATTTTTATTTAGTTTCCAAGAGATTCTGTTAGAGGTGCTAGACAAGGGAAGATTCTCCAGCTTGGAGGTAATATGATTCCAGGTTTCAAGCAAGCTTCCATGAAGCCTTCACCGAAAAGGAATGACATAATTGCTGTCAACACATTGTTGGACAGTACAGTCTTGCATTTGACAAAGATAAAAAAGAACAGGGTGAAGATCACAAAGAGGAACATCATCCATGTAGGTatctttccaaagcctacaaatgTTGCCTTGGCCTAAGGAAATTTTCCTCCCCGCCAGATaagtatcttttacttttattagcGCCTTCCAACATGGAGAGTCGCTAAATTTGGGTGTTACATTCGTTATCGTTTTCCTTCTCAAATATTTCGCTTTAACAATTGTTTGCCACAAGCCATCTTGCGTTTCaagtttccaccaccacttgcAAAGGAGGCTAATGTTTTGCTTACGGAGGTCTTTGACCCCAAGGCCACCTTTGTTTTTAGAGCGGCAAACTCTAGACCACTTTACCATATAGtagccctttttttcttttttaccatGCCATAGGAAACGTCTTCTATGCTTATCAAGCTTTTCAATGAACGTTTTGTTCAAAAGGAAGAGTGACATGATATAAGAAGGGAGATTTGAGAGGCAAGCATTCACCAGCACCAATCTGCCCCCAGATGAGGAGGCGCTTTTCCAAGCATCCAGCTTCTTAACAAATTTTTCATCAATAAAGACGAGATCAGAGTTTTTAAGATTGCGGAAGGAAACATGAACCCCTAAATATTTCATAGGCAAAGTACCAATTTGACAACCAAACATAGCAGAGTAGTGATCAACAATGGTATTATCACCTTCAATGAGGAACAACTCGCTTTTTTGGAAATTTATTTTCAAGCCCGACATTAGCTCAAAGATGTAAAGGAGTAGTTTGAGATTTAAAGCTTTCTCCAAATCATGGGAAATACAAATGACAGTATCATCGGCGTATTGCATTATCGCCACCCCTTTGTCAATCAGGTCAGGAGCTAAACCAATCAACAAGCCATTAGCTTGGGCCTCCAAAACCATTTTTGTTAAGCATTGAACCGCAGAATTAAAAAGGAAGGGGGAGAGGGGATCGCCTTGCCGAACCCCTTTTGCACTTTGAAAATAAGAGCCCATCACATTATTTATCTTCACCGAGATAGTACCATTATGAAGAATTTACTTGACCCTATTGCACCAGAAATCACCAAAGCCCATGGCTTTTTGACAATAAGGGAGAAACTCCCAATTCACTTTATCGAAAGCTTTCTCGAAATCAAGTTTGAGGATGACCCCCGTATGTTTCTTACTGTGTGTATGGTGCATCAACTCATGAAGGGACATAATACCGTCAACAATATTGCGGTTTTTTATGAAAGCATTTTGATGGGTACTAATGATTTTATGCAAGAAAGGCTCCACCCTTATAGTAAGAACTTTGGTAAGCAACTTGTAAATGCATCTGAGAAGACAGATAGGTCTATATTGAGTTATCTTCTCGGCATCCGAGATTTTAGGAAGGAGGGTAATGATACCATAGTTAAGCCTTTGAACATCCAAGGAACCTTCATGGAAGGCATAAAATAAATTCATGATGTCACTTTTAACAATGTCCCAACAGTGTTGGTAAAACTCAATAGGAATATTATCGGGACCCGGAGCTTTGTTCTTTTTCATAGAGAAGAGAGCATCTTTAACCTCTTCCATAGTAAAAGGTTTGCTAAGGATTTCATTGTCCATATCATTAATTTTTTCATGTGATTCCCACATATCATGATTAAACTTGAAGAGGTTGCCAGGTGCAGGACCGAATAAGCTTTTATAGTAAGTTGTAGCATGCTCTAACAAATTATTCGTCCCTTCAATCACAAGGTCATTATCTTTTAAGGAGAGCATGGTGTTTTTTCGCTTGTGGCCATTAGCCACATGATGGAAATAGCTTGTATTCGAGTCTCCTTCAAGGAGCCACTTTTCATGAGATTTTTGATACCACAAGAGCTCTTCATTAGCATATAACTCCATAAGCTCAACAGAAATAATGGTTTTTCGAATGCTAAGAGAAGGAGGTAAATCAGAGCTTTCCTCAAAAGCCTCAAGAGTTGCTAATTCCTCTTTAAGTtccaattttcttttcttggcatGGCCATAAATATTTGAGCCCCAGCCtttgaagaatttcttaaaacgtTTCAGTTTTATGTTGATGATGTCAATAGGATCACTGCTGTACACTTTTTTCCTCCAAATCTCAGTTACTAAAGGAAGAAAATCATCCTTTTTGAACCAAGTCGTATCAAAACGAAACTCTCTACTCTTAACATTGCCAATTGGGATAGAGCCCGAGTCAAGCAAGAGAGCATTATGATCAGAGAGCTCCCTAACTAGCTTCCTAACCGAAACCAAAGGGAAAAGGTCCTCCCAATCAGGGGACATGAGAACTCTGTCGAGCTTCTCCAAGGTAGGCGGCGTTTGTTTATTAGACCAAGTAAACTTCCCTCCATGCATGTAAATTTCACGCAAACCAAGGGTATGGATGACAGAGTTGAAGAGATCTGAGGAGTGGTTGGCTACGAAATTAGTGTTCTTCTCTCCACTATGTCTTAAAATATTAAAGTCACCCCCTACAATGTAAGGCATAAGGAGATTATGGCAGAAAGAAGACATTTCAGTAAGGAAATCTGGTTTATCCTCCTCATGTGGAGCACCATAAACCACCATCAAGGCCCAATTACATTTTTTCATTTTATCCCAAAGCACAAATTGGAGCATGAAACGACCAAGCTTTACCGCACTCACATCCAGGGAGTCAGTTTTAATGCCACAAAGGATACCACCTGATTTGCCCACAGAAGGGATCCACTTCCAGAAATATTTATTGCTGGGGTCCAGCTTACGGAAGAAACTCATCTTATACTCTTTTTTCATGGTTTCCTGGATACCAATGAAATCAAGGGAATAATCATGCATCATATCTTTGATGCAGGCCACAATACCTTTTTTCCCCACACTTCTACAATTCCAAAAGGCACCTTTCATTTAAAACGAGATGGTTTATTTTTCTCTCGACAACCTCGCCAGGATTCTGGGCAGATTTGTTATCAGAGATGTTCGCAACATTGGATCTACTTCGAGTGTTAGGCCTAGAGCAAACTACAACAGGTTTCTTCCTAGCAGATCTTTTTTTCCTACTTTCAACAATAACAAAACTGCTTTCATTATCAGAATTATCTGCCCAGTCCATAGATAAAGGGGTTTTTTCACCTGTGTTATCCTCAATGAAAAGGGTATTAGCATGTGATGACTTATTAACATTTTTATTAGCCAAGTCATTTCTAGCATTTTCCAAATCTCTAAGCATATCAACCGAGGAGAAATTATTATCAGGAATATGAACACCCAATTTGTGCGCACGCAACACTAGCTCATCATTAGAGAGGACAGCAAAGGAGTTCTGGACGGGCAAGGATGAGTGAGTCGACATACCTTCAAGATCTCTCTTCCTTGCAGCCTCGGACACTTTCTCCATAATGTCCATGTTGACGTTGCCCGCAAGCCTGGTGCTGCATCTGGTGTCTTCAGGTATAGCCTTGTCTCCCTCCATAGATGCCGAGTCTGGAGATTGCACAATGTACGCCGGAGAACCAGCAGGTGGCGATGAGGAATTTTCACGGCATC includes these proteins:
- the LOC124674739 gene encoding ribosomal RNA processing protein 1 homolog, whose translation is MAAAASSEAAAASSEAAAITRRLASCNTAARERAVRHLLSDFLPASAAHLSAADLLKLWKGLFFCFWHADKPLYQSDLASRLAAAVSAAPSPAAAAAFLSAYLATICREWPHIDVHRLDKFYLLNRRFLRHAFLFLAARAFAPDVTAQIASVLSDKALLPESNNSTSRGLGYHVADAFLDELMPVLPISLPSMELLLDPFFSVLEKSTDRMLVSKVRSSLFERFLESGAQLLEMLKNGQSAEKGSVEEKLGKVGLLFGFSKRFVDIGAKAETVQGNRKTLFGLRDAFVKLEKGLELSGIEISAPEFEGAAEVPTVTVVENGMDLDEAKVEKKKKKKAKKAALVEGGEAAKVLKQEKKVKKDKKDKKEKKKKKNKVEAVDGGDGSERGTDASGEDQQMGDASDVITFDEVVMSNLQKQFEKAAEEAGMPATPATVKVEKKRKRSKSADRSSAVSGGNAGGEGNALAQEGDKSGKRVRFSMKSNLVWKPQTPLPPQCLRLPPSATPRGSALKSGVQPGPIRESSTPVKKTKPKVKSAKKMLKKSPSSAVKRLRKLQNFSA